From a single Phalacrocorax aristotelis chromosome 1, bGulAri2.1, whole genome shotgun sequence genomic region:
- the RHOG gene encoding rho-related GTP-binding protein RhoG, producing the protein MQSIKCVVVGDGAVGKTCLLICYTTNAFPKEYIPTVFDNYSAQNTVDGRTINLNLWDTAGQEEYDRLRTLSYPQTNVFIICFSIASPPSYENVKHKWYPEVCHHCPSVPILLVGTKKDLRNNPETMKRLKEQNQAPITTQQGISLSKQIRAVKYLECSALNQEGIKDVFTEAVRAVLNPVPAKPKKPCVLL; encoded by the coding sequence ATGCAGAGCATCAAGTGCGTGGTGGTGGGCGACGGGGCAGTGGGGAAGACTTGCCTGCTCATTTGCTACACCACCAACGCCTTCCCCAAGGAGTACATCCCCACCGTCTTCGACAACTACAGCGCCCAGAACACGGTGGATGGAAGGACTATTAACTTAAACCTGTGGGACACGGCCGGCCAGGAGGAGTACGACCGCCTCCGGACGCTTTCCTACCCCCAGACCAACGTCTTCATCATCTGCTTCTCCATCGCCAGCCCGCCCTCCTATGAGAACGTCAAGCACAAGTGGTACCCGGAGGTGTGCCACCACTGCCCCAGCGTGCCCATCCTCCTCGTTGGCACCAAGAAGGATCTGAGAAACAACCCCGAGACCATGAAGCGGCTCAAGGAGCAGAACCAGGCGCCCATCACCACCCAGCAAGGCATCAGCCTCTCCAAGCAGATCCGCGCCGTCAAGTACCTGGAGTGCTCGGCGCTCAACCAGGAGGGCATCAAGGATGTCTTCACCGAGGCGGTGAGGGCCGTGCTCAACCCCGTCCCGGCCAAGCCCAAGAAGCCCTGTGTCCTCTTGTGA